One part of the Lycorma delicatula isolate Av1 chromosome 7, ASM4794821v1, whole genome shotgun sequence genome encodes these proteins:
- the LOC142327555 gene encoding prostatic acid phosphatase-like: MSVIKVIFLILLIINTSTYASFAQTVHDEETLQLVIVLHRHGTRTPTYFYKNDPYQDVKKYWPVGLGQITNKGKMELYNVGKLLQEKYKRFIPSYSINSVRVNSSDMDRCHMSAAALLAGMFPPEGDQIWNNQLIWQPIPIHSLPVTKDTMLATLAPCPNYWLEREKVLSKLALVPDPEAEKLSKYISKYAGQVITATNLPDFYTTLLIEERSGYTLPDWTKPIYPDKLKERAEFYGTTYTWNRILKRFFSGPLIKELLHQFKEKSEGCIKDMKLFLYSAHDLTLINTFRGLEFKDFIFPDFGAFIIFELHRSNNKYFVKMFYSHSAEIVPYELEIPNCAKPCPLDKLLNITEAIRTVDWSTECFE; encoded by the exons CTTCACCGTCATGGTACCAGAACacctacatatttttacaaaaatgatccttatcaagatgtaaaaaaatattggccAGTCGGTTTAGGTCAGATTACAAAT AAAGGAAAAATGGAACTATATAATGTTGGAAAATTACTTCAAGAGAAATACAAAAGATTTATACCAAGCTATTCGATTAATTCTGTTAGAGTTAACAGCAGTGATATGGACAGATGCCATATGAGTGCTGCAGCTTTATTAGCTGGGATGTTTCCACCAGAAGGTGATCAAATTTGGAATAATCAGTTGATTTGGCAACCGATACCAATTCATTCTCTACCAGTAACTAAAGATACG ATGTTGGCAACTTTAGCTCCATGCCCAAATTACTGGTTAGAACGAGAAAAGGTTCTCTCAAAATTAGCTCTTGTTCCAGATCCAGAAGCTGAAAAACTATCTAAGTACATCAGTAAATACGCAGGACAAGTCATAACCGCTACAAATCTGCCAGATTTTTATACAACTTTACTAATTgaa gaACGTAGTGGATATACCTTACCAGATTGGACAAAACCAATTTATCCTGACAAACTGAAAGAAAGAGCGGAATTCTATGGAACAACTTACACTTGGAACAGAATCTTGAAAAGATTTTTCTCAG GGCCTCTAATTAAAGAATTACTtcatcaatttaaagaaaaaagtgaaggTTGTATAAAAgatatgaaactatttttatattcagcccATGATCTCACTCTCATAAATACATTCAGAGGATTAGAATTTAAAGATTTCATATTCCCTGATTTTGGagcatttataatatttgaactgCATAGGtcaaacaacaaatattttgtaaaa ATGTTTTATTCACATTCTGCTGAGATAGTACCTTATGAATTAGAAATACCAAACTGTGCAAAACCCTGCCCACTGGATAAGTTACTAAATATTACAGAAGCTATTAGAACAGTTGACTGGAGTACAGAATGCTTTGAATGA